From Aegilops tauschii subsp. strangulata cultivar AL8/78 chromosome 5, Aet v6.0, whole genome shotgun sequence:
GTAACCTAAATGCTCCTGCAGATCTAACACGTggctaatgggccaagatggggcGGGCTTGTCTGAATCTGAATTGAAACGAGGCACGCAGGCCCGCCTAACCGAACTTGGCACGAGACCAATATATTATTTCTGTCGTGGAGTAACTGGGCTCAAAGCCCTGGACATATATCTGCCCCGGACTAGCTACCGCCACCCTGCGGAGGTGTTTGTTCCTTTTAGTCGGTCGTCTAGGGTTTCCTTCCCGTGCAGAAGGcagaggggcggcggcgacgacgaatCCAGTCCAGAAAAGAAAGaagggagaggggcggcggcggtggcggtgaaTCCAGATGGAGATAGAGATGGAGTCGTCGAGTGTCGAGTCTTGTGAGCCGGGGGAAAGATCTGTGGCGGGGAAGATATCTAAGATGGGGGGAACAGGGAATGCGGTGGTGGCGATGGCGACGACGGGGAAGAAGACATATGAGCAGGCGTTTCTGGCGACGACGGGGAAGAAGATATCGTTGCAGGCGTTGCTGGGGACGATGGGGAAGAAGACATCTAAGCAGGAGTTGCTGGCGACGACGGGTAACACATCTAAGCAGGAGTTGCTGCCGACGGGGAAGACTGCGGGATCTGAAGTGCGGAAGGCGGCGGTGTTGTTGATGCAGGTTGCGAGCTTGCGTGGAGGGGCGGGTGATGTGAGAGAGACGAGGGAGCGCCTGATTGGCCAGTCTCTGGAGGCTCTGTCGAATGCAGAAGTGTTGGCCTCACTGGAAGAGGAGGAACCAAGGAGAACGATATCTCAGGAAGCCAAAACTGATCTAATTGCCTACCAAGCCTGTGAtcaggaggaggcggcgccggAGCTCGTGGTGCAGATTATGTCGGATGATGACGATGACTATGTTAAGTGTGAAGCAGCAGCTTCTGAAGAGGCATGTGATCCAGCTTTTATTCTCGAGAATGACACAATGACGACAATGATTGTAGCGGACCCCGCTAGGGGGGAAATTGGCCTGGCTGAGGAGGTGGATGTGGCGGCTAAAAGTGGACAGCAGAAGAAGAGAGTTAATCTGTCGACTGAAGAATTTTCGGCGCTACTGGAGGAGGAGGAAGCAGGGAGAAAGATGGCTCACAAAGGCAGCACTGATCCAAATGCCTACCAAGCCTCTGCTCAAGTGGATGATGATTGGTCTGATAAGGAGGAGCGGCATGAGGCGATGGAGCTCCTGAAGCAGAATATGGCGGATGACGATGATGAGTCTGCCAAGTTTGAAGCAGCGGCGCCTGAAGAGGCTACTGGGGATGAGATAAGGATCTCTGAGGAAGCGGCCGAGGTAGCTGCTGAGGAGGAGATGATGATGATGGGATTTGGGGGGCTGGCCGAGGAGGCGGCTGAGGAGGCGGCTGAAAGTTGGgagcagaagaggaagaggagaggTGACCTGTCGATTGATGAAATGATGGCTAGAACGAGAGAGATGGTAGGGGAAGTGCCTGAGGAGGCCAACACTGATCATAATGCCTACTGTGCCCGTGTTTACCGTGAAGATTGGGACTGGCTCTTTGCCCCACTCTACGGTCCCTTCGACAAGACCAGTAAATGTCCTCCTCCTCCAGCCCTATCCTAGCTTTGCTGCTGCTCTTAATAGCATACGCCTCCTATTAGTATATCACTGACTGCGCTATTTGCCATGAAGCGTCTATCCCACCCTCGTGTTGCAGCCACCATCACCGTAACTCCTTGGTCAGGCCACAGCAGACTCTTCAGATCTTCTCAATCAAAGTCGGAAAGATAAAGAAGCCCCTAATGTGGCCATTGCATGTTTTTGGTTCAGTCGCTGTACG
This genomic window contains:
- the LOC109746533 gene encoding uncharacterized protein isoform X1: MEIEMESSSVESCEPGERSVAGKISKMGGTGNAVVAMATTGKKTYEQAFLATTGKKISLQALLGTMGKKTSKQELLATTGNTSKQELLPTGKTAGSEVRKAAVLLMQVASLRGGAGDVRETRERLIGQSLEALSNAEVLASLEEEEPRRTISQEAKTDLIAYQACDQEEAAPELVVQIMSDDDDDYVKCEAAASEEACDPAFILENDTMTTMIVADPARGEIGLAEEVDVAAKSGQQKKRVNLSTEEFSALLEEEEAGRKMAHKGSTDPNAYQASAQVDDDWSDKEERHEAMELLKQNMADDDDESAKFEAAAPEEATGDEIRISEEAAEVAAEEEMMMMGFGGLAEEAAEEAAESWEQKRKRRGDLSIDEMMARTREMVGEVPEEANTDHNAYCARVYREDWDWLFAPLYGPFDKTTSIPPSCCSHHHRNSLVRPQQTLQIFSIKVGKIKKPLMWPLHVFGSVAVRDKVDHNRIMVFHRQRENCQTLTKKDRSLMLTGPTRGVVVDVHPTYIEVDLKFKGTTESEDMDLSYLVVASSPGGPSYRAEASKRSTLELTYVRMYDSVEAAISVKLKKDGSWPGCRGLFTASTASLEDMEILLLAFKGDRLPVNGKGRIEFSRRVVSVELRGKLIFSAKALQGSDEKGVRRVRKTFTPKRAGKSKENIKIGSCEMEVTVTWSLLPSCKFDYDNSL
- the LOC109746533 gene encoding uncharacterized protein isoform X2, whose translation is MEIEMESSSVESCEPGERSVAGKISKMGGTGNAVVAMATTGKKTYEQAFLATTGKKISLQALLGTMGKKTSKQELLATTGNTSKQELLPTGKTAGSEVRKAAVLLMQVASLRGGAGDVRETRERLIGQSLEALSNAEVLASLEEEEPRRTISQEAKTDLIAYQACDQEEAAPELVVQIMSDDDDDYVKCEAAASEEACDPAFILENDTMTTMIVADPARGEIGLAEEVDVAAKSGQQKKRVNLSTEEFSALLEEEEAGRKMAHKGSTDPNAYQASAQVDDDWSDKEERHEAMELLKQNMADDDDESAKFEAAAPEEATGDEIRISEEAAEVAAEEEMMMMGFGGLAEEAAEEAAESWEQKRKRRGDLSIDEMMARTREMVGEVPEEANTDHNAYCARVYREDWDWLFAPLYGPFDKTTSIPPSCCSHHHRNSLSLYGIRWITIALWSSIAKGRTVKPSPRRIGLLC